A window of Paenibacillus sp. 19GGS1-52 contains these coding sequences:
- the map gene encoding type I methionyl aminopeptidase: MTSDTEKDLIGLRAAGKVVGYTIAEMKKKVVPGMTTAELDQLGAEILEQFGAKSAPKVTYNFPGSTCISVNEEVAHGIPGSRVIEAGDLINIDVSAELNGYFGDAGVSFQLPPYDDKILHLCRSTEETMMSVINHLRAGMKVNEIGRVMEQEARKHGYRVVRNLCSHGIGKSLHEKPFEILPFYNPRGTAVLKEGQVITIEPFLSTGVDYVEQQADGWTLSVADNSRVAQYEHTIIVTKGESIILTSA, from the coding sequence ATGACGAGTGATACAGAGAAGGATTTGATCGGATTAAGAGCAGCAGGTAAAGTGGTAGGCTACACTATTGCCGAAATGAAGAAAAAAGTGGTACCCGGCATGACGACGGCAGAACTTGATCAGCTGGGGGCAGAAATACTAGAGCAATTTGGCGCGAAATCAGCTCCTAAGGTTACATACAATTTCCCAGGCAGCACTTGTATCAGTGTCAATGAAGAGGTAGCACATGGCATTCCAGGCTCTAGAGTTATTGAGGCTGGTGATCTGATCAATATTGATGTCTCGGCGGAACTGAATGGGTATTTCGGAGACGCTGGTGTTTCTTTTCAACTTCCTCCATATGATGATAAGATTCTGCACCTTTGCCGTAGTACGGAAGAAACGATGATGAGCGTGATCAATCATCTCAGAGCTGGCATGAAGGTGAATGAGATTGGCCGAGTGATGGAGCAGGAAGCCCGTAAACACGGCTATAGAGTAGTTCGAAATCTGTGCAGTCATGGGATCGGCAAGTCACTGCATGAGAAACCCTTTGAAATTCTGCCGTTTTATAATCCGCGGGGAACTGCAGTTCTGAAGGAGGGACAGGTGATTACGATCGAGCCCTTCCTCTCAACTGGGGTAGATTATGTAGAACAGCAGGCAGACGGATGGACACTGAGTGTGGCGGACAACAGTAGAGTAGCGCAGTATGAGCATACCATTATCGTGACCAAGGGTGAGTCGATTATCCTAACAAGCGCGTAA
- a CDS encoding DJ-1/PfpI family protein translates to MRIAFILFDGITFLDFAGFYDVIHRLGQFAVGKELAWDICAITPTVTDELGLTIQVGKVLPELSPYDLVFVPGGMGTRQLRYDEAFVAWLRGAQDVPYKVSVCTGSLLLGAAGFLEGRIATTHPAAYDLLKPYCAEVVHSRIVHDGNMITGGGVSTSIDLGLYLITQFAGEEANGLPL, encoded by the coding sequence GTGAGAATTGCCTTTATTCTTTTTGACGGTATCACATTTCTGGACTTTGCCGGGTTCTATGATGTCATTCACCGTTTGGGGCAATTTGCTGTTGGTAAAGAACTGGCTTGGGATATTTGTGCTATTACGCCGACAGTGACCGATGAGCTGGGGCTGACTATACAAGTTGGGAAGGTGCTGCCTGAGCTCTCGCCGTATGATTTGGTATTTGTTCCTGGAGGAATGGGTACCAGACAGCTTCGTTATGATGAGGCATTTGTAGCGTGGTTAAGAGGAGCACAGGATGTCCCTTATAAAGTATCTGTCTGTACCGGATCTTTGCTGCTTGGAGCAGCCGGGTTCCTAGAAGGAAGAATCGCCACCACGCATCCCGCAGCTTACGATCTGCTTAAGCCTTATTGTGCAGAAGTTGTGCACTCACGTATTGTACATGATGGCAATATGATCACAGGTGGTGGAGTCTCGACTTCAATCGATCTTGGGCTGTATTTAATCACACAATTCGCTGGTGAAGAAGCAAATGGACTACCCCTATGA
- a CDS encoding Rrf2 family transcriptional regulator, translated as MNISTRFAVAIHILTLIDSNKDGKSTSEWIAGSVNTNPVVIRRITSMLHKAGLVDVRPGVAGAQLTRSVSEISLLQIYKAVNAVEEDSLFAVHEHPNPECPVGKNIAGAIVPVFSLAQKAMESVLQEVTLEQIVNEIPVS; from the coding sequence ATGAACATCAGCACCCGATTTGCGGTTGCTATTCATATTTTAACATTGATCGACAGCAATAAAGACGGCAAAAGCACCTCTGAATGGATCGCAGGTAGCGTTAATACTAATCCAGTAGTTATCCGCCGAATCACTAGCATGCTTCACAAAGCAGGTCTCGTGGACGTCCGCCCGGGTGTTGCAGGAGCTCAGCTTACGCGTAGCGTGAGCGAGATTTCCTTGCTGCAGATTTACAAAGCGGTAAATGCGGTGGAAGAGGATTCCTTGTTCGCTGTACATGAACATCCCAATCCTGAGTGTCCCGTGGGCAAGAACATTGCCGGGGCGATTGTCCCCGTGTTCTCGCTCGCTCAGAAAGCGATGGAGAGTGTTCTCCAAGAGGTTACCCTTGAGCAAATAGTGAATGAAATTCCTGTTTCTTAA
- a CDS encoding class I SAM-dependent methyltransferase, producing MAAKDYGLELFKGTAAYYSRYRPLYPSSLVRYLVDQFALDGTGRMLDLGCGSGQLALRFTDWFQQIMGMDTEPEMLDEAKRLATESRVDNIQWLNGKAEDITAEFGEFRLVTIAKAFHWMDRGRVLELLYNNVASNGGIAIIDNSLKKEEPQIWQQKVNEVVRRWLGEERKAGNSTYTPPAEKYEDILSRSPFKRVESHQLPCYTHIWTIDSIIGNLYSTSFASRRLFGNNVDRFETDLRQTLYDFSTNGLLKEVLSVDVIRAYKE from the coding sequence ATGGCAGCCAAAGATTATGGTCTGGAATTATTTAAAGGAACAGCCGCCTATTATTCACGATATCGACCCTTATATCCTTCATCACTTGTTCGGTACTTAGTGGATCAATTTGCACTGGATGGTACAGGGCGGATGCTCGATTTAGGCTGTGGGAGTGGTCAGTTAGCCTTGAGATTCACAGATTGGTTTCAACAAATTATGGGCATGGATACTGAACCTGAGATGCTGGATGAAGCAAAGCGCTTAGCCACTGAATCTCGGGTGGATAACATCCAATGGTTAAATGGCAAGGCGGAGGATATAACTGCAGAGTTTGGAGAATTTCGGCTTGTTACTATAGCGAAAGCCTTTCATTGGATGGATAGAGGTAGAGTGCTTGAGCTATTGTACAATAACGTTGCCAGTAATGGCGGGATTGCAATAATAGACAATAGTCTAAAAAAAGAGGAGCCGCAGATTTGGCAACAAAAAGTAAACGAGGTTGTAAGGCGTTGGTTAGGGGAGGAAAGAAAAGCAGGAAACAGTACATACACTCCTCCAGCAGAAAAATATGAGGACATCCTTTCAAGATCCCCATTCAAAAGAGTGGAAAGTCACCAATTGCCCTGCTACACTCACATCTGGACTATCGATTCAATAATCGGTAACCTATACTCCACTTCTTTCGCCTCCAGGCGTCTGTTTGGCAATAATGTGGATCGGTTTGAAACTGATTTGCGTCAGACTTTGTATGATTTCTCAACTAATGGACTACTAAAAGAAGTGCTATCTGTGGATGTTATACGTGCCTATAAGGAATAA
- a CDS encoding carboxymuconolactone decarboxylase family protein: protein MGDLPQVSNAFLTFMKEAPEQQQAWMETVQKLEAASKLDPKTEEIAYIAVLAAARLESGLPFHVKHAKSLGATREEIISAVLIGLPAVGNVVIQALPIALQAYDAE, encoded by the coding sequence ATGGGGGATTTACCGCAAGTAAGCAATGCCTTTTTGACCTTTATGAAGGAAGCGCCCGAACAGCAGCAGGCATGGATGGAGACCGTTCAGAAACTTGAGGCGGCAAGCAAGCTTGACCCCAAAACAGAAGAGATCGCCTATATTGCGGTTCTTGCCGCAGCTAGACTGGAGAGTGGGCTGCCCTTTCATGTGAAACATGCGAAATCACTAGGCGCAACCCGGGAGGAAATTATAAGCGCAGTCCTGATTGGTCTTCCGGCAGTAGGGAACGTTGTGATTCAGGCTTTGCCTATCGCGCTGCAAGCGTATGATGCGGAGTGA
- a CDS encoding nucleotide pyrophosphohydrolase, with protein sequence MKELIADVIRFRDVRGWTKRNKPKDIAISISLEASELLEHFQWGDWHEPAQNKREEIGDELADVLIYCITMANSMDFDIETIIRNKMIKNGQKYPLDPS encoded by the coding sequence ATGAAAGAACTAATTGCCGACGTCATCCGGTTCCGCGATGTGCGCGGCTGGACAAAGCGCAACAAACCTAAAGATATCGCGATCTCCATCAGCCTCGAAGCCTCGGAGCTTCTGGAGCATTTTCAGTGGGGGGACTGGCATGAACCAGCACAGAATAAACGCGAAGAAATTGGGGACGAGCTGGCGGATGTGCTCATTTACTGCATTACGATGGCGAATAGCATGGATTTTGATATCGAGACCATTATTCGCAATAAAATGATTAAGAATGGGCAGAAGTATCCGCTTGATCCGAGTTAA
- a CDS encoding metallophosphoesterase family protein, which produces MDSIAIISDIHGNITALEAVLADIQQRGITRIFCLGDIVGKGPSSDVALDSVKEHCERIVMGNWDDLMTQGSSYAAIKWHQQVMGKSRLDYLGTLPFSIEFMMSGKYIRLFHASPRSLYERVQPWDDYDTRISLFESSELCEEPKQADVVGYGDIHNAYLQNLEGKTLFNVGSVGNPLDLTQASYVIMEGEYGGLSLAPLNIQFIRVPYDIELAIQQAVDVDMPMLEPYIIELRTAKYRGLKD; this is translated from the coding sequence GTGGACAGCATTGCAATAATCTCTGATATTCACGGAAATATAACGGCTCTGGAAGCCGTATTAGCTGACATTCAGCAACGTGGGATTACTAGAATATTTTGTCTGGGGGATATCGTCGGGAAAGGGCCAAGCTCTGATGTTGCTCTTGATTCAGTGAAGGAGCATTGCGAACGGATTGTTATGGGGAATTGGGATGATCTAATGACCCAGGGAAGTTCATATGCTGCAATAAAGTGGCATCAGCAAGTTATGGGTAAATCGCGTCTGGACTACTTAGGTACGCTACCATTTTCAATTGAGTTTATGATGAGCGGTAAATATATACGATTGTTTCACGCTTCACCTCGCAGTCTGTATGAACGAGTTCAGCCTTGGGATGATTACGACACACGAATCTCATTATTCGAATCCTCCGAGTTGTGTGAAGAACCGAAACAGGCAGACGTTGTTGGGTATGGAGATATTCATAATGCGTATCTTCAGAATCTGGAAGGTAAGACGTTATTTAATGTGGGGAGTGTGGGGAATCCACTGGATTTAACGCAAGCATCGTATGTAATTATGGAGGGGGAGTATGGAGGGTTGTCTCTGGCACCTCTGAATATACAATTTATAAGGGTTCCATATGATATTGAGTTAGCCATTCAGCAGGCCGTTGATGTAGATATGCCTATGTTGGAGCCGTATATAATAGAACTTAGAACCGCCAAGTACAGAGGGCTTAAAGACTAA